One genomic region from Rothia dentocariosa ATCC 17931 encodes:
- a CDS encoding VOC family protein gives MDQVITPAIWCDGTADKAAQFYADVFRDASVTEQAPGIAATVSIHGFKLSLVNGGNQYAPNPSISCILNFDPLLFGGEEQARAYLDELYERLSTGDVLMELGEYPFSPRYAWVRDRFGMTWQLMLTDPDGDPRPFVIPSFMFGGTNHANAEEATDAWIALFDNARRGALYRYEEGGPLDAGAVMFTDFTLRGTWMAATDSGTFHDFTFTPGVSIIVSCRDQEEIDRYWAGLSAVPEAERCGWCVDRWGVSWQIVPHNITELMADAATRDKILHMGKIDLTKL, from the coding sequence ATGGATCAGGTCATCACTCCCGCTATTTGGTGCGACGGCACCGCCGACAAAGCAGCACAGTTCTACGCTGATGTTTTTCGCGATGCATCCGTGACCGAGCAGGCACCCGGGATCGCGGCGACGGTCAGCATCCACGGTTTCAAGCTCTCGCTCGTCAACGGCGGTAACCAGTACGCCCCGAACCCGTCGATCAGCTGCATCCTGAACTTTGATCCTCTCTTATTCGGCGGAGAGGAACAAGCCCGAGCTTACCTTGATGAGCTCTACGAGCGGCTCAGCACCGGCGACGTACTCATGGAGCTAGGTGAATACCCCTTCTCCCCACGCTACGCCTGGGTTCGTGACCGTTTCGGCATGACTTGGCAGCTCATGCTTACCGACCCGGACGGCGATCCGCGCCCCTTTGTTATCCCATCCTTCATGTTCGGCGGTACTAACCACGCTAATGCCGAGGAAGCCACCGACGCCTGGATCGCCCTATTTGATAACGCCCGTCGCGGCGCCCTGTACCGTTATGAGGAAGGCGGACCGCTGGATGCGGGTGCGGTCATGTTCACCGACTTTACCCTGCGCGGCACCTGGATGGCAGCCACGGACTCTGGAACCTTCCACGATTTCACCTTCACGCCCGGAGTCTCCATCATCGTCTCCTGCCGCGACCAGGAAGAGATCGACCGCTACTGGGCGGGGCTCTCTGCCGTGCCCGAGGCCGAGCGCTGCGGCTGGTGCGTCGACCGCTGGGGTGTCTCGTGGCAGATCGTCCCCCACAACATCACCGAGCTCATGGCCGACGCCGCCACACGCGATAAGATCCTGCACATGGGCAAGATCGACCTGACTAAGCTGTAA
- a CDS encoding TANK-binding kinase 1-binding protein (TBK1-binding protein 1) encodes MGLSQGQKKRLYGEQAQQGQSRPQSGRKPQEHKIHELKQVMDDRAVRANAPAEQQRSKTFLYVAVTISLLLGAYVAFWVLPSYGRLANAQVPDLSPVTSAEALSAFASGLGDNLGAYTYAHRSVGIVFALFFGLSLAFLAYTSRLPKVLRTLFTAAPVGYLLVHIATIFMLDAALADPAHQPGALNMLLPVDWALLLLSLAGIAYQLVRSIKDAASTFITGGPNVEADGKPEE; translated from the coding sequence ATGGGTCTATCACAAGGTCAGAAGAAGCGCCTGTACGGCGAACAGGCACAGCAGGGGCAGAGCCGACCGCAGTCCGGGCGAAAACCCCAAGAGCATAAAATTCATGAGCTCAAACAGGTCATGGATGACCGTGCCGTGCGCGCGAACGCGCCCGCCGAACAGCAGCGTTCGAAGACCTTCCTGTATGTGGCGGTCACAATTTCCCTGCTGCTGGGCGCCTATGTGGCGTTCTGGGTGCTGCCGAGCTACGGCAGGCTGGCGAACGCCCAGGTTCCCGACCTCTCCCCCGTCACCTCAGCCGAAGCTCTGTCCGCCTTCGCCTCCGGGCTGGGCGACAATCTGGGCGCGTATACGTATGCGCATCGTTCGGTGGGCATAGTTTTTGCGCTCTTTTTTGGGCTTTCGTTGGCGTTTCTGGCGTACACGTCACGACTGCCGAAGGTGCTGCGGACACTGTTCACGGCGGCTCCGGTGGGCTACCTGCTCGTGCACATTGCCACGATTTTTATGCTGGATGCGGCGCTCGCCGACCCTGCGCATCAGCCCGGCGCCCTGAACATGCTGTTACCCGTGGATTGGGCACTGCTGCTTCTGTCTCTGGCGGGTATCGCATACCAGCTGGTGCGCAGCATTAAGGATGCGGCCTCCACCTTTATCACGGGCGGGCCAAACGTCGAGGCAGACGGTAAACCCGAAGAATAA
- a CDS encoding DUF6318 family protein: MSGSYKGDINFESVLEYEKSGTFEPATKEHAQRNTPKPKKPGSLTEKSLKGMRDTIAYTAATVEYAINTGDYSLIENGPMSTSEKNHFLDSEMKDLLQRARDGKRWVDNAKITYTLDEDKPVWDGEVYSWKRTFTMNYGKFEVDDGKVEDVSDGGGDAKREYKGHLLAEYRNGSWVVAGIASQFEDDDDPVTPSSSPSASAGI; the protein is encoded by the coding sequence ATGAGCGGCAGCTACAAGGGCGATATTAACTTTGAATCCGTGCTCGAATACGAGAAGTCGGGTACTTTTGAGCCCGCCACCAAGGAACACGCTCAGAGAAACACCCCCAAACCCAAGAAACCGGGGAGCTTAACCGAGAAATCCCTCAAGGGGATGCGCGACACTATCGCCTATACGGCGGCAACGGTCGAATACGCCATTAATACAGGTGATTACTCGCTTATTGAAAACGGTCCTATGAGCACATCCGAGAAAAACCATTTCTTAGACAGCGAGATGAAGGATCTGCTGCAGAGAGCACGGGACGGCAAACGCTGGGTGGACAACGCCAAAATAACCTACACTTTGGACGAAGACAAGCCCGTGTGGGATGGAGAAGTCTACTCGTGGAAACGTACCTTTACGATGAATTACGGCAAGTTTGAAGTTGACGACGGGAAGGTAGAGGACGTATCAGACGGCGGAGGCGACGCTAAACGGGAATATAAAGGTCACCTGCTGGCGGAATACCGCAACGGATCTTGGGTTGTTGCAGGTATAGCTTCACAGTTTGAAGACGATGACGATCCCGTAACTCCGTCGAGCTCCCCTAGCGCATCAGCAGGGATTTAG
- a CDS encoding DUF6318 family protein — MMSSIFTRRNALFVFGTGAGAALLSACGGNSTAESSGSGSASSSDVSPSASSSSSSSSSSSASASSSSASEASSPESSPSQSGATDIDMSGSYGGKINFESVLEYEKSGTYEPATKEHPAKNVPKPKKPAGADEKSLKGLHLSIAFAVAATQYAYNTGDYSLLEQSSMSEPERNYFLREEKERLDKTREGTFWPDNITIEYTLTEESPRLEGDGEYIWDREFIVEYGKFEVVDGKVEYPSDEDHDMIYRDKFIGNLTAQYINGAWITSAVAIQPKSKS; from the coding sequence ATGATGTCTTCTATTTTTACCCGCAGAAATGCATTGTTCGTGTTCGGAACCGGAGCCGGTGCGGCACTACTGAGCGCGTGCGGTGGTAATTCCACCGCTGAAAGCTCCGGGTCGGGGAGCGCATCGTCGTCTGATGTATCGCCGAGTGCCTCTTCAAGTTCAAGCTCTTCATCGTCGAGTTCAGCCTCGGCCAGTTCCTCGTCAGCTTCTGAAGCATCAAGCCCAGAGTCCTCACCATCGCAGTCTGGTGCAACCGATATTGATATGAGCGGCAGCTATGGCGGAAAAATTAATTTTGAGTCCGTTCTGGAATACGAGAAATCCGGTACATATGAGCCCGCTACGAAGGAGCATCCGGCAAAAAATGTTCCTAAACCCAAGAAACCTGCCGGTGCGGATGAGAAGTCGCTCAAAGGCCTCCACCTGAGCATCGCGTTTGCGGTTGCCGCAACGCAATACGCCTATAACACGGGGGATTACTCCCTGCTGGAGCAAAGCTCTATGTCGGAACCAGAACGCAATTACTTCTTGAGGGAAGAGAAGGAAAGACTCGATAAAACCCGCGAAGGCACATTCTGGCCGGATAATATTACGATCGAGTATACGCTCACCGAAGAGAGTCCCCGGCTTGAAGGCGATGGCGAATACATATGGGATCGTGAATTTATCGTTGAGTACGGTAAGTTCGAGGTTGTTGACGGCAAGGTTGAGTACCCTTCAGACGAAGACCACGACATGATATATCGCGATAAATTTATAGGTAATCTGACGGCGCAGTATATTAACGGAGCTTGGATAACCAGCGCGGTTGCCATTCAACCGAAGTCTAAGAGCTAA
- a CDS encoding DUF4031 domain-containing protein — MSIFIDPPVWPAHGTVFSHLISDTSLAELHDFAAKTGISPRAFDADHYDVPAYRYEGLVRAGAREVSGSQLTRILIDSGLRVPLRERPNKIRPRLMRAWDSLLPGHTALGEDLLERYEQPHRKYHTSVHLSEMLTALKTLYKRHHTATPRAVLLAAWFHDAVYEANPGDDEAASADLARTALTPLASTGFLTNRGVTAIAHLIELTASHQLADGIEEYTSGALTRADAEFFLDADLAILAADSPRYTRYVAGVRAEYAHYAPDAFTRGRAAILQGFLNRTAIYASDTAHLLWDAPARLNLRTELEGYRAALGEQPAKEGALNCARR, encoded by the coding sequence GTGAGTATTTTTATTGACCCACCCGTCTGGCCCGCACACGGCACGGTCTTTTCGCACCTAATTTCTGACACTTCTTTGGCGGAACTTCACGATTTTGCGGCGAAAACCGGCATAAGTCCGCGTGCCTTCGATGCCGACCACTACGACGTTCCCGCATATCGGTACGAGGGGCTGGTTCGTGCAGGTGCGCGCGAGGTGAGCGGGTCGCAGCTGACGCGCATCCTGATAGACAGCGGGCTGCGGGTGCCATTGCGGGAACGCCCTAACAAAATACGCCCGCGTCTCATGCGCGCCTGGGACTCGTTGCTGCCCGGACACACAGCACTGGGCGAAGATCTACTGGAACGTTACGAGCAGCCGCATCGGAAATACCACACGAGCGTGCATCTTTCGGAAATGCTCACCGCGCTCAAGACCCTTTACAAACGACACCACACCGCAACCCCGCGGGCGGTACTTCTGGCGGCATGGTTTCATGATGCTGTCTACGAGGCAAACCCCGGCGATGACGAGGCGGCTAGTGCCGACCTCGCACGCACCGCCCTCACTCCCCTGGCAAGCACTGGGTTCCTCACGAACCGCGGGGTTACCGCTATTGCGCACCTGATAGAGCTCACAGCTTCTCACCAACTAGCCGATGGTATTGAAGAATATACCTCTGGCGCACTTACCCGTGCCGATGCAGAATTCTTCCTTGATGCTGACCTTGCGATTCTCGCCGCCGATAGCCCGCGTTATACCCGCTATGTCGCTGGGGTTCGCGCCGAGTACGCCCATTACGCTCCGGACGCCTTCACTCGCGGCCGAGCGGCGATTCTGCAAGGTTTTCTGAACCGCACGGCGATCTATGCCTCAGACACCGCGCATCTTCTCTGGGATGCGCCCGCGCGTCTGAACCTCCGTACCGAGCTGGAGGGCTACCGTGCAGCATTGGGCGAACAGCCAGCCAAGGAAGGCGCACTAAATTGTGCCCGCCGATGA
- a CDS encoding L-threonylcarbamoyladenylate synthase, protein MENTSSTPIREDWTGEASPTAVATLSGTGGLIVAPTKVGYILMATDGEGLERKFDAKLRKREKPGVVLCASLEQLDKLAQMTPEIREFYRKHWDDDILLGCILPWREDAEKYLPDETTKELARDARATSCFVVRFGTPAEQIVRALWENEGKLTFASSANPSGIGNKGRVTGIGDRIENSVDVIVRGDEYVKSIQPDKTDETRHEQGVMVSMVDAEGNLVPEQHGERGVTPAPTLIRKGLDYEEIMRHLSDSFPSWDYRHGMYY, encoded by the coding sequence ATGGAAAATACATCATCAACTCCCATCCGCGAAGACTGGACGGGCGAGGCATCTCCGACAGCTGTAGCAACCCTCTCAGGCACCGGCGGCCTGATCGTCGCCCCCACAAAGGTTGGCTATATCCTCATGGCTACTGATGGCGAAGGTCTCGAACGTAAATTTGATGCCAAGCTCCGCAAGCGCGAAAAGCCCGGTGTCGTGCTGTGCGCATCCTTAGAACAGCTCGATAAACTCGCCCAGATGACCCCAGAAATCCGCGAATTCTACCGGAAACACTGGGATGACGACATTCTTTTAGGATGCATTCTGCCCTGGCGCGAAGACGCTGAAAAGTACCTGCCGGATGAAACGACGAAGGAACTTGCCCGCGATGCGCGCGCAACCAGCTGCTTCGTGGTGCGTTTTGGCACCCCCGCAGAACAGATTGTTCGTGCCCTCTGGGAGAATGAAGGGAAACTGACCTTCGCGAGCTCAGCAAACCCCTCGGGCATCGGTAATAAGGGGCGCGTGACAGGCATTGGCGACCGCATCGAGAACAGCGTAGACGTGATTGTGCGCGGCGATGAATACGTGAAATCCATTCAACCCGATAAGACCGACGAAACACGCCACGAACAGGGCGTGATGGTCTCAATGGTCGATGCCGAGGGCAACCTGGTGCCCGAACAGCACGGTGAACGCGGCGTGACCCCCGCCCCCACCCTGATTCGTAAGGGTCTGGACTATGAAGAGATTATGCGCCATCTGAGCGACTCATTCCCCAGCTGGGATTATCGCCACGGCATGTACTACTAA
- a CDS encoding C40 family peptidase has translation MAKKIVRNAGIVAVAGAAVIGSNIPANAFAEVPAATDLSYDYSSYEYDYSSYQTPATSYVAPQAEQQTEYVAPAQQTAQVETTSAQAPAPAADKTPAPATNNATRDAIVSAAKAAQGTGYVWGGRSYGAWDCSGFVSYIFAQQGIKLTPYTYTMSTELRATANPQPGDIVFTNGYNHVGIYVGNGQMVSALNPSQGTQLTPVDGNGYMPVDGYYTAF, from the coding sequence ATGGCTAAGAAGATTGTTCGTAACGCAGGTATCGTTGCTGTTGCCGGTGCTGCTGTTATCGGTTCCAACATTCCCGCAAACGCATTTGCTGAGGTTCCTGCAGCAACCGACTTGAGCTACGACTACAGCAGCTACGAGTACGATTACAGCAGCTACCAGACCCCCGCAACTTCCTACGTTGCACCTCAGGCTGAGCAGCAGACCGAGTACGTTGCACCTGCACAACAGACCGCACAGGTTGAGACTACTTCTGCACAGGCACCTGCTCCTGCAGCAGATAAGACTCCTGCACCCGCTACCAACAACGCAACCCGCGACGCTATCGTGTCTGCAGCTAAGGCTGCTCAGGGTACCGGTTACGTTTGGGGCGGTCGCTCCTACGGTGCATGGGACTGCTCCGGCTTCGTCTCCTACATCTTTGCTCAGCAGGGCATCAAGCTGACTCCTTACACCTACACCATGTCCACTGAGCTTCGCGCAACCGCGAACCCCCAGCCTGGCGACATCGTGTTCACCAACGGTTACAACCACGTTGGTATCTACGTGGGTAACGGCCAGATGGTCTCCGCTCTGAACCCCTCGCAGGGTACCCAGCTGACCCCCGTTGATGGCAATGGTTACATGCCTGTCGATGGTTACTACACCGCTTTCTAA
- a CDS encoding metal-dependent transcriptional regulator, with protein MTDLIDTTEMYLRTILELEEEGITPMRARIAERLDHSGPTVSQTVARMEKHGLLTVEPDRHLELTDEGRKKAVEVMRKHRLAERLLSDVIGLDIEYVHDEACRWEHVMSDHVERRILDMLNQPKFSPYGNAIPGLEELGIDSEKNDERTVPMALAARDSGPEDRFTISRFPESIQTDIDLLKVLADAGITFGASVSVVGGDNNDVIVRADGEDASISLDLDVANAIVVKRASAL; from the coding sequence ATGACCGATCTGATTGATACCACTGAAATGTACCTGCGCACCATCCTCGAACTTGAGGAAGAGGGCATTACCCCCATGCGTGCGCGTATTGCGGAACGCTTAGACCATTCCGGTCCGACCGTCTCACAGACCGTGGCGCGTATGGAAAAGCACGGACTGCTCACTGTTGAGCCCGACCGTCACCTCGAACTGACCGATGAAGGTCGCAAGAAGGCTGTTGAGGTTATGCGTAAGCACCGCCTCGCCGAGCGTCTGCTCTCTGATGTGATCGGTCTGGATATCGAGTATGTACATGATGAGGCTTGCCGCTGGGAGCACGTGATGAGCGATCACGTGGAGAGGCGCATTCTGGATATGCTCAATCAGCCTAAGTTCTCTCCTTACGGCAACGCTATTCCCGGTCTTGAAGAACTCGGCATCGACAGCGAAAAGAACGACGAACGTACCGTTCCTATGGCGCTTGCTGCCCGTGATTCCGGACCAGAGGATCGCTTCACGATTTCACGCTTCCCCGAATCTATCCAGACGGATATTGACCTGCTCAAGGTGCTTGCCGACGCCGGTATTACCTTTGGCGCTTCGGTGTCTGTGGTCGGCGGCGACAATAACGATGTGATTGTGCGTGCTGATGGCGAAGATGCCTCTATCTCGCTGGATTTGGATGTTGCGAACGCTATTGTGGTCAAGCGCGCATCTGCACTCTAA
- a CDS encoding DUF3027 domain-containing protein: protein MSEQVNQQPDESTVPTLEHDAETTAAAHDPFVVEEDELPTGEPTLGPAHRRRRTTKVDDILAEAKDIALTGVEAVAPHNSIGLVHHLRGEEERLTTHLFECLLPGYRGWFWFATLSRAPRSKVATICEVGLIPGDDALLAPEWVPWADRLQASERDNNGAEDEGASTEEQKRFSVSFC from the coding sequence ATGTCTGAACAGGTGAACCAACAACCCGACGAATCTACCGTGCCCACGCTTGAACACGATGCCGAGACAACGGCAGCTGCGCATGACCCTTTCGTCGTTGAGGAAGATGAACTTCCTACCGGGGAACCCACCCTGGGGCCTGCGCATAGGCGCCGTCGCACTACGAAGGTTGACGATATTCTTGCGGAGGCAAAAGATATTGCACTCACCGGGGTTGAGGCTGTTGCACCGCATAACTCTATCGGTCTGGTACATCATTTGCGTGGCGAAGAAGAACGCTTGACTACGCATCTTTTTGAGTGCCTGCTGCCGGGGTACCGCGGGTGGTTTTGGTTTGCGACTCTGTCGCGGGCGCCTCGATCTAAGGTCGCGACTATCTGCGAAGTCGGTCTGATTCCCGGTGATGATGCGCTTCTCGCCCCCGAATGGGTGCCGTGGGCAGATCGCCTGCAGGCCAGCGAACGTGATAACAACGGCGCTGAGGATGAGGGCGCATCCACTGAGGAACAGAAGAGGTTTAGCGTGAGCTTTTGCTGA
- a CDS encoding response regulator transcription factor, which translates to MSAEAKLLVVDDEFNILELLATSLRFAGFEVVTAGNGREAIEKAENEQPDLIVLDVMMPGMDGFEVTRRLRDAGRTYPVLFLTAKDATEDKVAGLGAGGDDYVTKPFSLDEVIARIRAILRRSRNAQEEDDAILRVDDLSLNIDTHEVFLGDEEIDLSPTEFNLLHYLMLNANRVLSKAQILDHVWEYDFNGDSSIVESYISYLRRKIDNNREGHEPLIHTKRGVGYMIRGSRS; encoded by the coding sequence ATGTCTGCAGAAGCTAAACTGCTCGTCGTTGATGACGAGTTCAATATTCTAGAGCTTTTGGCTACATCCCTGCGCTTTGCGGGGTTTGAGGTTGTCACCGCTGGTAACGGTCGCGAAGCGATTGAGAAGGCGGAAAACGAACAGCCGGACCTCATCGTCCTCGACGTGATGATGCCCGGCATGGACGGCTTTGAGGTCACTCGCCGTCTGCGCGATGCGGGGCGCACATACCCGGTGCTGTTCCTCACCGCGAAGGACGCCACCGAAGATAAGGTTGCCGGTCTGGGCGCAGGCGGTGACGACTACGTCACCAAGCCGTTCTCGCTCGATGAGGTGATCGCCCGCATCCGCGCTATTCTGCGCCGGTCACGCAACGCCCAGGAAGAAGACGACGCGATTTTGCGCGTGGACGACCTGAGCCTGAACATTGACACCCATGAGGTGTTCCTGGGAGACGAGGAAATCGACCTCTCCCCCACCGAGTTCAACCTGCTGCACTACCTGATGCTCAACGCAAACCGCGTGCTCTCGAAGGCGCAGATTCTCGACCACGTATGGGAGTACGACTTCAATGGCGATTCCTCCATTGTGGAGTCGTACATTTCGTACCTGCGCCGCAAGATTGATAACAATCGCGAAGGACACGAACCGCTCATTCACACCAAACGCGGTGTGGGCTACATGATTCGCGGCTCTCGGAGCTAG
- a CDS encoding sensor histidine kinase: protein MPLKPVDRLPHSLSLRTQLVLVTSVLIALAIAVTSLVAISALRAQMVHQLDEEMKASSSSLVSSVGTSQTRQDGAVGSYRVYVLDQHGNVLYSIAGADQQAENEPVLTGWDSEKVKKYHETGTTVNSRTGSNDWRIMPISLESSTNGQASSMVIALPLKQTNQVVALVGVLTFAFGLATLAAAIAMTWVIVTRTFEPLARVEQTAAKIAAGDLSQRIEDYNPSNEIGNLAISLNTMLAQIESSFNAQAKSEAKMRRFVGDASHELRTPLVSIRGYSELYRQGALPNDEAVATAMGRIESESKRMGQLVEDLLTLARIDERRESKLAPFDLFHLAVDASNDAYATSPDREVSLVGLTDDVAPTSAPVIGDESRMRQVVANLLTNAMRYTPAGTPLEIAVGVREDVPGYPLSVIEVRDHGPGIHGEDRERVFERFYRTDTSRSRETGGTGLGLSIVAAILEQHDGSVHIEETSGGGATFVISLPFYPAPVMTDNGVSQ from the coding sequence GTGCCACTGAAACCTGTTGATCGTCTTCCTCACTCGCTGTCGCTGCGAACCCAGCTGGTGCTGGTGACCTCGGTGCTCATTGCGCTTGCCATCGCGGTCACCTCGCTCGTGGCGATTTCGGCATTGCGCGCCCAAATGGTGCATCAGCTCGACGAAGAGATGAAGGCGAGCTCTTCCTCGCTCGTTTCCTCCGTCGGGACCTCACAGACCCGGCAGGACGGGGCGGTCGGCTCGTACCGGGTCTATGTACTCGATCAGCACGGAAACGTGCTGTACTCGATTGCGGGAGCCGATCAACAGGCGGAAAACGAGCCGGTTCTCACCGGCTGGGACTCCGAAAAGGTCAAGAAATACCACGAAACCGGCACGACCGTAAACTCGCGGACAGGCTCTAACGACTGGCGTATTATGCCGATTTCTTTGGAGTCTTCAACCAACGGCCAGGCATCTTCAATGGTGATTGCCCTGCCGTTGAAGCAGACGAACCAGGTGGTCGCGCTGGTTGGGGTGCTGACCTTCGCGTTCGGGCTTGCCACACTCGCCGCCGCGATCGCGATGACCTGGGTTATTGTGACCCGCACCTTCGAACCGCTGGCGCGCGTGGAGCAGACCGCCGCGAAGATTGCCGCCGGGGATCTCTCGCAGCGCATCGAGGATTACAACCCCAGCAACGAGATCGGCAACCTGGCAATCTCACTGAATACTATGCTCGCGCAGATTGAGAGTTCGTTTAATGCGCAGGCGAAGTCAGAGGCGAAGATGCGTCGGTTCGTGGGAGATGCCTCGCACGAGCTGCGCACCCCGCTGGTGAGTATTCGCGGGTACTCCGAACTATACCGCCAGGGCGCCCTGCCCAATGACGAGGCCGTGGCAACCGCGATGGGGCGCATCGAGTCCGAGTCTAAGCGTATGGGCCAGCTGGTCGAGGATCTGCTCACGCTGGCGCGTATCGACGAACGCCGCGAATCTAAACTCGCCCCCTTCGATCTTTTCCACCTGGCGGTTGATGCCAGCAACGACGCCTACGCAACGTCGCCGGATCGTGAAGTCTCGCTTGTGGGCCTCACCGACGATGTAGCCCCCACAAGTGCACCCGTGATCGGCGATGAATCGCGGATGCGCCAGGTGGTCGCCAACCTGCTTACCAACGCGATGCGCTACACCCCGGCAGGTACCCCCTTAGAAATCGCGGTTGGCGTGCGCGAAGATGTTCCCGGATACCCGCTCTCGGTTATTGAGGTGCGCGATCACGGCCCGGGTATTCACGGTGAAGACCGCGAGCGCGTGTTCGAGCGTTTCTACCGCACCGATACCTCGCGTTCGCGTGAGACCGGCGGCACCGGGCTGGGGCTGTCGATTGTGGCTGCAATTTTGGAGCAGCACGACGGTTCTGTGCATATTGAGGAAACGTCCGGAGGCGGTGCGACCTTTGTGATTAGCCTGCCGTTCTATCCGGCGCCGGTGATGACCGATAACGGTGTTTCGCAGTAA
- a CDS encoding WXG100 family type VII secretion target translates to MAQFVVDSETIAAKAAQAKTQVANISAEVTGMTASLQDLQGSWTGSASTNFQAVLDNWRGTQKRVEESITQINEALDRAGVNYAETENANAAMFVG, encoded by the coding sequence ATGGCACAGTTCGTCGTCGATTCAGAAACCATTGCGGCGAAGGCAGCCCAGGCGAAAACCCAGGTCGCTAACATTAGCGCCGAAGTTACCGGGATGACCGCATCCCTACAGGATTTGCAGGGTTCGTGGACGGGTTCGGCATCGACGAACTTTCAGGCGGTGCTTGATAATTGGCGCGGCACCCAGAAGCGTGTGGAAGAGTCGATTACCCAGATTAACGAGGCTCTTGACCGTGCGGGCGTGAACTATGCGGAGACTGAAAACGCGAACGCTGCGATGTTCGTGGGCTAG
- a CDS encoding ribonuclease H family protein, which translates to MQNQIIAAADGSALGNPGPAGWAWYIDENHWAAGGWEHGTNNMGEIKAVLDLFEATAHRAESKLLIYCDSQYVINSLTQWMPGWKKRGWKKADGKPVQNRDLLEALDAASTGRDYEMVWVKGHAGHELNEAADARANAAAQAFKEGREPETGPGFPGSPHTAGEQSTPSTQAAQTRETENHAHAQDPDTLAADAHLSLEDFTETEVERARQGFDSLKLNGILKSASAIAAPDPQAVQERKTKLAEASARAAEREAQVQQRVLAEQELAESEAEENEEFEGEEFEEAEQESNSQGSVTENAVPEEPASAPTEIAASVPAQPDPSAPNPEDAMHAERELEMRGGSMSEPEISALLHERLVWVTATGRSVSRADTIAYRARAFTQQGNPAKQGVQVVDDHNVLIMAAVQTARGRVNRSSLWHYDTTAAPNGWRLRFRQETTAS; encoded by the coding sequence ATGCAGAATCAGATTATTGCGGCGGCTGACGGCTCCGCGCTTGGTAATCCCGGGCCAGCCGGATGGGCATGGTACATTGACGAGAACCACTGGGCGGCAGGGGGCTGGGAGCACGGCACCAACAATATGGGCGAGATCAAGGCGGTTCTCGACCTGTTTGAGGCGACCGCCCATCGCGCCGAGAGCAAACTTCTGATCTACTGCGACAGCCAGTACGTGATTAACTCCCTCACCCAGTGGATGCCCGGGTGGAAGAAACGCGGCTGGAAAAAGGCCGACGGTAAACCCGTGCAGAACCGTGACCTGCTCGAAGCACTCGATGCCGCAAGCACCGGCAGGGACTACGAGATGGTCTGGGTTAAAGGGCATGCCGGGCACGAGCTGAATGAGGCCGCAGATGCCCGCGCGAACGCAGCCGCACAGGCCTTCAAAGAGGGGCGAGAACCCGAAACCGGCCCGGGATTTCCCGGTTCGCCGCATACAGCAGGTGAACAGAGCACCCCGAGCACCCAAGCCGCCCAAACTCGTGAAACCGAGAACCATGCCCACGCCCAAGACCCCGATACTCTCGCTGCGGATGCGCACCTGAGCCTCGAAGACTTCACCGAAACCGAGGTGGAACGCGCACGCCAGGGGTTCGACTCCCTGAAACTCAACGGGATTCTCAAGTCTGCATCCGCCATTGCCGCCCCCGATCCGCAGGCGGTGCAGGAGCGGAAAACGAAACTTGCCGAAGCCTCCGCACGTGCCGCAGAGCGCGAGGCGCAGGTGCAGCAGCGAGTGCTCGCCGAGCAGGAACTCGCCGAATCAGAAGCCGAAGAGAACGAAGAATTTGAAGGCGAAGAGTTCGAGGAAGCCGAGCAAGAAAGCAACTCTCAGGGAAGCGTCACGGAAAATGCCGTGCCCGAAGAGCCTGCATCCGCCCCCACGGAAATCGCCGCATCGGTACCTGCACAACCGGATCCTTCCGCCCCGAACCCCGAAGACGCCATGCACGCCGAACGTGAGCTTGAGATGCGCGGCGGGAGCATGAGCGAACCGGAGATTTCTGCGCTGTTGCACGAGCGTCTGGTATGGGTGACCGCAACCGGTCGTTCCGTTAGCCGTGCCGACACCATTGCGTACCGTGCGCGCGCCTTCACCCAGCAGGGCAACCCCGCCAAACAGGGCGTGCAGGTTGTCGATGATCATAACGTGCTCATCATGGCGGCAGTGCAGACGGCACGCGGGCGAGTCAACCGTTCGAGCCTGTGGCATTACGACACGACGGCAGCCCCGAACGGCTGGCGGCTGCGGTTTAGGCAAGAGACTACCGCATCCTAA